A genomic segment from Rahnella aceris encodes:
- the purT gene encoding formate-dependent phosphoribosylglycinamide formyltransferase, with the protein MLTIGTALRTGATRVMLLGSGELGKEVAIECQRLGLEVIAVDRYADAPAMQVAHRSHVINMLDGDALKQVIESEHPDFIVPEIEAIATSMLVELEKQGHNVVPCAEATRLTMNREGIRRLAAETLKLPTSTYQFADDEAAFREAIDAIGYPCIIKPVMSSSGKGQSLIRSADQLQAAWDYAQQGGRAGGGRVIVEGLVKFDFEITLLTISAVDGIHFCAPIGHRQEDGDYRESWQPQQMTDLALQRAKDIAEKVVKALGGKGLFGVELFVCGDEVIFSEVSPRPHDTGMVTLISQDLSEFALHVRAFLGLPVGNIRQFGPSASAVILPELTSSNVTFTGLENALTGYNQIRLFGKPEISGKRRLGVALATADNVEDAVEQAKQAAAAVVVKG; encoded by the coding sequence ATGTTAACCATTGGTACTGCACTGCGCACTGGCGCCACCCGCGTCATGTTATTAGGCTCCGGCGAACTGGGCAAAGAAGTGGCGATTGAATGCCAGCGACTGGGTCTGGAAGTGATCGCCGTTGATCGCTATGCCGATGCACCCGCGATGCAGGTCGCCCATCGCAGCCATGTCATTAACATGCTGGATGGCGATGCACTGAAACAGGTTATCGAAAGCGAACACCCTGATTTTATCGTGCCGGAAATCGAAGCGATTGCCACCAGCATGCTGGTCGAGCTGGAAAAACAGGGTCACAACGTCGTGCCTTGTGCTGAAGCGACACGCCTGACCATGAACCGCGAAGGCATCCGTCGTCTGGCTGCCGAAACGCTGAAGCTGCCAACTTCCACTTATCAGTTTGCCGATGATGAAGCGGCTTTCCGTGAGGCGATCGACGCCATCGGCTATCCGTGCATTATCAAACCGGTGATGAGCTCTTCCGGTAAAGGTCAGAGCCTGATCCGCAGTGCCGATCAGTTACAGGCGGCATGGGATTATGCCCAGCAAGGTGGCCGTGCTGGCGGCGGACGTGTCATCGTTGAAGGTCTGGTGAAGTTTGATTTTGAAATCACCCTGCTGACGATCAGCGCCGTTGATGGCATTCATTTCTGTGCGCCAATCGGACACCGTCAGGAAGACGGTGATTACCGCGAATCCTGGCAGCCACAGCAGATGACAGACCTTGCATTGCAGCGCGCCAAAGACATCGCAGAGAAAGTGGTGAAAGCGTTGGGCGGTAAAGGTCTGTTTGGCGTTGAACTGTTTGTTTGTGGTGATGAAGTGATCTTCAGCGAAGTGTCACCTCGCCCGCACGACACCGGGATGGTAACGCTGATTTCTCAGGATTTATCAGAGTTCGCCCTGCATGTGCGCGCATTCCTCGGTCTGCCGGTGGGCAATATCCGCCAGTTCGGCCCTTCCGCTTCTGCCGTAATCCTGCCGGAACTGACCAGCAGCAACGTGACGTTTACCGGCCTGGAAAACGCACTGACCGGTTACAACCAGATCCGTCTGTTCGGTAAGCCGGAAATCAGTGGTAAGCGCCGCCTTGGCGTAGCGCTGGCGACGGCGGACAACGTTGAAGACGCCGTGGAACAGGCCAAACAGGCAGCGGCTGCAGTGGTGGTTAAAGGCTAA
- a CDS encoding YoaH family protein, translating to MLTGMPSLSHHEQEQAADRIRQLMENGMSSGEAIATVAEEIRETHKGDRVTVIFDDEDDE from the coding sequence ATGCTGACAGGTATGCCTTCATTATCACATCACGAACAAGAACAGGCCGCCGATCGTATCCGCCAGTTAATGGAAAACGGCATGAGCAGCGGCGAAGCCATTGCGACCGTTGCAGAAGAAATCCGCGAAACGCATAAAGGTGACCGTGTGACCGTCATTTTTGATGACGAAGACGACGAATAA
- the pabB gene encoding aminodeoxychorismate synthase component 1: protein MPFAQPVVFHSLPYQPDAITERFAPLSALPWAMLLHSGSAQHQHNRFDILVADPLITLTTRGKLTQIEHNGMAETRTEDPFALLEEQMAVAGLRAESSADFPFLGGALGLFGYDLGRRIETLPETAERDIDLPDMAVGIYDWALIADHHLQRLTLICHGDVSERLRWLAQYQPVPSPAPFCLHAPWRANMSREEYGEKFRKIQEYIHSGDCYQINLAQRFSTEYSGDEWQAFLRLNQANRAPFSAFLRLPENAVVCLSPERFIWLKDAEIQTRPIKGTLPRCEDPTEDMQQAERLAASEKDRAENLMIVDLLRNDIGRVATPGSVRVPELFVVEPFPAVHHLVSTITARLPETCHASALLRACFPGGSITGAPKVRAMEIIEELEPHRRNGYCGSIAYLSCCGTMDSNITIRTLLTAQGKIYCWAGGGIVADSQEQAEYQETFDKIARILPELGEIQP from the coding sequence ATGCCATTCGCCCAACCCGTTGTTTTCCATTCATTACCTTATCAGCCCGATGCAATAACTGAACGGTTCGCGCCGCTTTCTGCTTTGCCGTGGGCGATGTTACTGCATTCAGGTTCGGCACAGCACCAGCATAATCGTTTCGATATTCTGGTGGCCGATCCGCTGATCACGCTGACCACACGTGGCAAGCTAACGCAGATTGAGCACAACGGCATGGCCGAAACCCGGACTGAAGATCCGTTTGCTTTACTGGAAGAGCAAATGGCAGTGGCCGGTTTACGGGCAGAAAGTTCAGCGGATTTTCCTTTTCTGGGCGGCGCACTGGGTTTGTTCGGTTATGACCTGGGGCGCAGGATAGAAACATTGCCTGAAACTGCAGAACGGGATATTGACCTGCCGGATATGGCGGTAGGGATTTATGACTGGGCGCTGATTGCCGATCACCATTTACAGCGCCTGACGCTGATTTGCCATGGTGACGTTTCTGAACGTTTACGCTGGCTGGCCCAGTACCAACCTGTTCCTTCTCCTGCGCCTTTCTGTTTACATGCGCCGTGGCGGGCAAATATGAGCCGCGAAGAATACGGTGAGAAATTCCGTAAGATTCAGGAATATATTCACAGTGGTGATTGCTATCAGATCAATCTGGCGCAGCGGTTTTCGACGGAATACAGCGGCGATGAATGGCAGGCTTTCCTGCGCCTCAATCAGGCTAACCGCGCCCCTTTCTCCGCGTTTCTGCGTCTGCCGGAAAATGCCGTTGTCTGTCTTTCACCCGAGCGTTTCATCTGGCTGAAAGACGCTGAGATACAGACCCGCCCGATTAAGGGAACGCTGCCGCGCTGCGAAGATCCGACTGAGGATATGCAGCAGGCAGAACGGCTCGCGGCATCGGAAAAGGATCGCGCCGAAAACCTGATGATTGTCGATTTGCTGCGTAACGATATCGGCCGCGTGGCGACACCCGGCAGTGTGCGGGTGCCGGAGCTGTTCGTTGTGGAGCCCTTCCCCGCCGTCCATCATCTGGTCAGCACGATCACCGCCCGGTTACCCGAAACCTGTCACGCCAGCGCCTTACTGCGTGCCTGTTTCCCCGGCGGCTCCATTACCGGTGCGCCCAAAGTGCGTGCCATGGAAATTATCGAAGAACTTGAACCGCACCGGCGCAACGGCTATTGCGGCAGCATTGCATATCTGAGTTGCTGCGGCACGATGGACAGCAATATCACCATCCGCACATTGCTCACCGCACAGGGCAAAATTTACTGCTGGGCGGGTGGCGGGATCGTCGCTGACAGTCAGGAACAGGCGGAATATCAGGAAACTTTTGATAAGATTGCCCGTATTCTGCCTGAATTAGGAGAAATACAGCCGTGA
- a CDS encoding CoA pyrophosphatase — translation MTLLEQHAPLQTFSPAVEDFILRFQLQQPRLPAAALRGTRHAAVLIPIICRPEPTLLLTRRSDQLRKHAGQVAFPGGAADASDASIIATALREAHEEVAIPPEQVHILGTLSPQDSSSGFQVTPVIGLLPVDVPLHPAEDEVAELFEMPLREAFDLARYHPLDIHRRGTHHRVYLSWYQQQFVWGLTAGIIRQLARQVEV, via the coding sequence GTGACGCTGCTGGAACAACACGCGCCCTTACAGACGTTTTCACCTGCCGTGGAAGATTTCATCCTGCGTTTTCAATTGCAGCAGCCGCGCCTGCCTGCTGCGGCGTTGCGCGGAACCCGCCACGCCGCTGTGTTGATCCCGATTATCTGCCGTCCGGAACCGACCCTTTTACTGACGCGCCGCTCCGATCAGTTGCGTAAACACGCCGGCCAGGTCGCCTTTCCCGGTGGTGCAGCAGATGCTTCCGATGCCTCGATTATTGCCACCGCATTACGCGAAGCGCATGAAGAGGTCGCGATCCCCCCTGAACAGGTTCATATATTAGGCACACTGTCGCCGCAGGACAGCAGCAGCGGTTTTCAGGTCACGCCGGTTATCGGGCTGTTGCCTGTTGATGTACCACTGCATCCCGCGGAAGATGAAGTCGCCGAGTTGTTTGAAATGCCGCTGCGGGAAGCCTTTGATCTCGCACGTTATCACCCCCTGGATATTCACCGCAGAGGCACTCATCACCGGGTTTATCTGTCCTGGTATCAGCAACAATTTGTCTGGGGGCTGACGGCGGGAATCATCCGTCAGTTGGCCCGGCAGGTTGAAGTCTGA
- a CDS encoding L-serine ammonia-lyase, whose translation MISVFDMFKVGIGPSSSHTLGPMKAGKQFADDLLEKGMMPAVTRVAVDVFGSLSLTGKGHHTDIAIILGLAGNQPDTVDIDGIPHFIRDVEQRERLPLGGTQHEVDFPRDTGMVFRGENLPRHENAMQIHAFAGDKMIYSKTYYSVGGGFIVDDEHFGQPVLDEVAVPYSFNSASEMLAKCKETGLSLSGLVMKNELAQHSKQDIEQYFEKIWHTMQACIDRGLNTEGVLPGPLRVPRRASALRRMLVSNDKLSSDPMNVIDWVNMFALAVNEENAAGGRVVTAPTNGACGIVPAVLAYYDQFIQSVSPDIYLRYFLSSGAIGILYKMNASISGAEVGCQGEVGVACSMAAAGLTELLGGSPEQVCVAAEIGMEHNLGLTCDPVAGQVQVPCIERNAIASVKAINAARMALRRTSEPRVSLDKVIETMYETGKDMNSKYRETSRGGLAIKVQCD comes from the coding sequence GTGATTAGCGTTTTCGACATGTTCAAGGTCGGGATTGGCCCTTCCAGTTCCCATACTTTGGGCCCGATGAAAGCAGGCAAACAGTTCGCTGATGACCTGCTGGAAAAGGGCATGATGCCTGCCGTTACGCGTGTCGCCGTGGACGTTTTTGGTTCTTTGTCTCTGACAGGTAAAGGCCACCACACAGATATCGCCATTATTTTAGGTCTGGCGGGCAATCAGCCAGATACCGTCGACATCGACGGCATTCCACATTTTATCCGCGACGTTGAGCAACGTGAGCGTCTGCCGCTGGGCGGAACCCAGCATGAAGTCGATTTCCCACGTGATACCGGTATGGTGTTCCGCGGGGAGAATTTACCGCGTCACGAAAACGCCATGCAAATTCACGCTTTTGCTGGCGACAAGATGATTTACAGCAAAACCTATTACTCGGTCGGCGGCGGCTTTATCGTTGATGACGAGCATTTCGGTCAGCCTGTGCTGGATGAAGTGGCGGTGCCGTACAGCTTTAATTCGGCCAGTGAAATGCTGGCAAAATGTAAGGAAACCGGGCTGTCATTATCCGGCCTGGTGATGAAAAACGAGCTGGCGCAGCACAGTAAGCAGGACATTGAGCAGTATTTCGAGAAAATCTGGCACACCATGCAGGCCTGTATCGATCGCGGCCTGAATACCGAAGGCGTTCTGCCTGGCCCGTTGCGGGTGCCGCGTCGTGCTTCTGCCCTGCGCCGGATGCTGGTGTCTAACGACAAACTTTCCAGTGACCCGATGAACGTGATCGACTGGGTGAATATGTTTGCCCTCGCGGTTAACGAAGAAAACGCGGCAGGCGGACGTGTCGTGACGGCCCCCACCAACGGCGCATGCGGCATTGTGCCTGCGGTGCTGGCGTATTATGACCAGTTCATTCAGTCGGTCAGCCCGGACATTTATCTGCGTTATTTCCTGAGTTCCGGTGCTATCGGTATTCTGTATAAAATGAATGCGTCGATTTCAGGCGCTGAAGTGGGCTGTCAGGGTGAAGTTGGCGTAGCCTGTTCAATGGCGGCGGCAGGCTTGACGGAATTGCTTGGCGGCAGCCCGGAACAGGTGTGCGTTGCGGCCGAAATTGGCATGGAACACAATCTGGGATTAACCTGTGACCCTGTTGCCGGACAGGTTCAGGTACCGTGCATCGAACGTAATGCCATCGCGTCAGTGAAAGCCATTAATGCCGCCCGTATGGCATTACGCCGCACCAGTGAGCCGAGAGTTTCATTGGATAAAGTCATTGAGACAATGTACGAAACCGGTAAAGATATGAATTCCAAATATCGGGAAACCTCGCGTGGCGGTCTGGCGATTAAGGTTCAGTGCGACTGA
- a CDS encoding EAL domain-containing protein — translation MLFSQTGLAKYRYYRIALASAMGICTLLLTLGIRIYEQAQVIAEDQKRVAVHTVEKLEKLLEPASPAGKIIPFDQTLACKAQQPLLQQTVARMQTLRSISLVSNGTIVCSSLVGTLDLNFNQTLPSFAQGKTQLELRASKWSRVNTPTLVLWHPTTPDNLNGELFVYNIGILSNFLLEPQPPYASHIVLNVGQQNLEYGKNSIINTSALPRAPLLSARSEKYDFAVSIYGEEASTLAWEELFSHLPLSVLISLLTATAIYLFSGSRISLAYPISHGISHREFKVYCQPIINSTDGRCIGVETLMRWKNRRQEWVSPDVFIPLAEQHGLIIALTRYLIQTVAENLSVFPATPGFYVSINVAAQHFNNMEIVDDIRKLWLPAQPSVSLMLELTERTRLQELRAAEISQLKEMGILLAIDDFGTGHSSLSYLKTLNPDVLKIDQAFTASIGTDAINATVTDTIITLAQRLNLKLIAEGVETREQVDYLRERRVDSLQGYYFARPMPIEVFPIWLERYKKTTQNMELQDNTDPV, via the coding sequence ATGCTGTTCTCCCAGACCGGACTCGCGAAGTATCGCTACTATCGCATTGCCCTCGCCAGTGCAATGGGGATATGTACGCTGCTTCTGACGCTGGGCATTCGTATCTACGAACAAGCCCAGGTTATCGCCGAAGATCAAAAACGGGTGGCTGTTCACACCGTTGAAAAACTGGAAAAATTGCTTGAACCCGCTTCTCCGGCCGGCAAAATTATTCCTTTCGACCAGACACTCGCCTGTAAGGCACAGCAACCTCTGTTGCAACAAACCGTCGCCCGCATGCAAACATTACGTTCAATCAGTCTCGTCAGCAACGGCACCATTGTTTGTTCAAGCCTGGTAGGCACGCTGGATCTGAATTTCAATCAAACCTTGCCTTCCTTCGCACAGGGTAAAACCCAACTTGAGTTGCGCGCCTCGAAATGGAGCCGTGTCAATACACCGACGCTGGTTTTATGGCATCCGACCACACCGGATAATCTTAACGGTGAACTGTTTGTCTATAACATCGGGATCTTGTCGAATTTCCTGCTCGAGCCCCAACCGCCTTATGCCAGCCACATCGTTCTCAACGTCGGACAACAAAATCTCGAATACGGCAAAAATTCAATCATCAACACCAGTGCCCTGCCGCGCGCCCCTTTGCTGAGCGCCCGATCGGAAAAATATGATTTTGCGGTCTCTATTTATGGTGAAGAAGCCAGCACACTGGCCTGGGAGGAGCTGTTTTCACATCTGCCGCTGTCGGTTCTGATCAGCCTGCTGACAGCAACAGCCATATATCTGTTCTCCGGCAGTCGCATCAGTCTGGCTTATCCGATCAGCCACGGCATTTCCCACCGCGAGTTTAAAGTTTATTGTCAGCCCATTATTAACAGTACGGATGGCCGTTGTATTGGCGTGGAAACACTGATGCGCTGGAAAAACCGCCGGCAGGAATGGGTTTCGCCCGATGTGTTTATTCCTCTGGCTGAACAGCACGGCTTAATCATTGCGCTGACACGCTATCTCATTCAGACAGTCGCTGAAAATCTGTCCGTATTTCCGGCAACGCCGGGTTTTTACGTCAGTATTAATGTTGCAGCACAACACTTTAATAATATGGAAATTGTTGATGACATCCGAAAGCTGTGGCTTCCGGCGCAGCCGTCAGTTTCTCTCATGCTGGAGCTGACGGAACGGACGCGGTTACAGGAGTTACGTGCTGCTGAGATTTCACAGTTGAAAGAAATGGGTATTCTGCTGGCCATTGATGATTTCGGGACGGGTCACAGTTCCCTGAGCTATCTCAAAACCCTTAATCCCGATGTGCTGAAAATCGATCAGGCGTTTACGGCCTCAATTGGCACCGATGCGATTAACGCCACCGTCACGGATACCATCATCACACTGGCGCAGCGTCTCAATCTAAAGCTGATTGCTGAAGGGGTGGAAACCCGTGAGCAGGTAGATTATCTGCGCGAACGCAGGGTCGATTCATTGCAGGGCTACTACTTTGCCCGCCCGATGCCTATAGAAGTATTCCCAATCTGGCTGGAACGTTATAAAAAAACTACGCAGAACATGGAATTGCAGGATAATACAGATCCGGTCTGA
- a CDS encoding TerC family protein has protein sequence MEFLMDPSIWVGLLTLVVLEIVLGIDNLVFIAILADKLPPKQRDKARIIGLSLALIMRLGLLSLISWMVKLTTPLFSIAQFSFSGRDLILLVGGIFLLFKATTELHERLEGHDEHGTTNRGYASFWAVVAQIVVLDAVFSLDAVITAVGMVNNLAVMMTAVIIAMGVMLLASKSLTRFVNNHPTVVVLCLSFLLMIGLSLIAEGFGFHIPKGYLYAAIGFSILIELFNQIARRNFLKSQSSRPMRERTAEAIQRLMGGKRQNEHEDEPAGDVLPAGETFAEEERHMITGVLTLASRSLRSIMTPRTEISWVDCEKSPDEIRSQLLDTPHSLFPICRYSLDDVIGVVRAKDLLVALENGESIVAFAEKTPPIVVPETMDVINLLAVLRKAKGRLVMVSNEFGVIQGLVTPLDVLEAIAGEFPDEDETPDVVTDGDSWIAKGGTDLHLLQQILDVKTLVNADDDFASLAGLLLSKSGQMPVVGEVIEMASLHFEILDVSEYRIERVRITRLKSEDKWDEDQ, from the coding sequence ATGGAATTTTTGATGGACCCTTCAATTTGGGTCGGTTTGCTGACGCTTGTCGTGCTTGAAATTGTTCTGGGTATCGACAACCTTGTTTTTATTGCCATTCTTGCCGATAAACTGCCACCGAAGCAGCGTGATAAAGCCCGTATCATCGGCCTCTCGCTGGCGCTGATCATGCGTTTAGGTTTGCTGTCACTGATTTCGTGGATGGTGAAACTGACCACGCCGCTGTTCAGTATTGCGCAGTTCAGTTTCTCCGGCCGTGATCTGATTTTGTTAGTCGGGGGGATATTCCTGCTATTCAAAGCCACCACAGAGCTGCATGAGCGGCTGGAAGGGCATGACGAGCATGGAACAACGAATCGCGGCTATGCCAGCTTCTGGGCTGTGGTGGCGCAGATTGTTGTGCTGGACGCGGTCTTCTCGCTGGATGCGGTGATAACCGCCGTCGGTATGGTGAATAACCTGGCCGTCATGATGACTGCAGTGATTATTGCCATGGGCGTGATGCTGCTGGCATCGAAATCGCTGACCCGTTTCGTAAACAATCATCCAACCGTCGTGGTGCTATGCCTCAGCTTCCTGCTAATGATTGGTCTGAGTCTGATTGCTGAAGGCTTCGGGTTCCACATTCCGAAAGGTTACCTGTACGCCGCGATTGGTTTCTCTATCCTGATTGAATTGTTCAATCAGATTGCGCGCCGCAACTTCCTGAAAAGCCAGTCCAGCCGTCCGATGCGTGAACGTACAGCGGAAGCTATTCAGCGACTGATGGGCGGGAAACGCCAGAATGAGCATGAAGATGAGCCCGCTGGCGATGTATTGCCAGCCGGTGAAACCTTTGCGGAAGAAGAACGTCACATGATCACCGGCGTGCTGACGCTGGCGTCACGCTCCCTGCGCAGCATCATGACGCCACGCACCGAGATTTCCTGGGTAGACTGTGAAAAGTCACCGGATGAAATCCGCAGTCAGCTTCTCGATACGCCGCACAGCCTGTTCCCGATTTGCCGTTATTCACTGGATGATGTTATCGGTGTGGTGCGTGCGAAAGATCTGCTGGTGGCGCTGGAAAACGGTGAAAGCATTGTCGCGTTCGCGGAAAAAACGCCGCCGATTGTGGTGCCGGAAACCATGGACGTCATCAACTTGTTGGCCGTTCTGCGTAAAGCCAAAGGTCGTCTGGTGATGGTCAGCAATGAGTTTGGTGTGATTCAGGGGCTGGTGACGCCGCTGGATGTGCTGGAGGCCATCGCGGGTGAATTCCCGGACGAAGATGAAACGCCGGACGTCGTGACTGACGGTGATAGCTGGATTGCTAAAGGCGGAACCGATTTGCATCTGTTGCAGCAAATTCTGGACGTCAAAACGCTGGTGAATGCTGACGACGATTTTGCTTCTCTTGCCGGGCTGCTGCTGTCGAAATCAGGACAAATGCCGGTCGTGGGTGAAGTGATCGAAATGGCGTCGCTGCACTTTGAAATTCTTGACGTGTCGGAATACCGTATCGAACGCGTGCGTATTACGCGGCTGAAATCAGAAGACAAATGGGATGAAGACCAGTAA
- the manX gene encoding PTS mannose transporter subunit IIAB translates to MSIAIIIGTHGSAAEQLLKTAEMILGEQDNVAFIDFVPGENAETLIEKYTAKLGGLDTSSGVLFLVDTWGGSPFNAASRIVVDKENYEVVTGVNIPMLAETFMARDDNPAFAELVAIAVETGRIGVKALKTPEPAAQAPAAAPAPKAAAPAKPAGPNDHMKIGLARIDDRLIHGQVATRWTKETNVTRIIVVSDEVAADTVRKTLLTQVAPPGVTAHVVDVAKAIRVWDNPKYAGDRVMFLFTNPTDVLRLVEGGVKITSVNIGGMAFRQGKTQVNNAVSVDEKDIEAFRKLNEKGIELEVRKVSTDSRLKMMDLINKMN, encoded by the coding sequence GTGAGTATTGCTATTATCATCGGCACGCACGGGTCAGCAGCTGAGCAATTGCTGAAAACAGCGGAAATGATTTTAGGTGAACAGGATAATGTCGCCTTTATTGATTTCGTTCCCGGCGAAAACGCCGAAACCCTGATCGAAAAGTACACGGCTAAGTTGGGTGGTTTAGACACCAGCAGCGGCGTCCTTTTCCTGGTCGACACCTGGGGTGGCAGCCCGTTCAATGCCGCCAGCCGTATTGTTGTCGATAAGGAAAATTACGAAGTTGTCACCGGTGTTAACATCCCGATGCTGGCAGAGACTTTCATGGCCCGTGATGACAACCCTGCTTTCGCAGAACTGGTTGCCATTGCAGTTGAGACGGGTCGTATCGGCGTAAAAGCGCTGAAAACCCCTGAACCTGCCGCTCAAGCCCCTGCCGCCGCCCCTGCGCCAAAAGCAGCCGCCCCGGCGAAACCTGCCGGTCCGAACGACCATATGAAGATCGGCCTTGCCCGAATCGATGACCGTTTGATCCATGGCCAGGTAGCGACCCGCTGGACCAAAGAAACCAACGTGACACGCATTATTGTTGTCAGCGACGAAGTGGCTGCCGATACCGTGCGTAAAACGTTGCTGACTCAGGTTGCTCCTCCTGGTGTTACCGCACACGTTGTTGACGTTGCGAAAGCCATTCGTGTCTGGGATAACCCAAAATACGCGGGCGATCGCGTCATGTTCCTGTTCACTAACCCGACAGATGTTCTGCGTCTGGTTGAGGGTGGCGTGAAAATCACCTCCGTAAACATTGGTGGTATGGCTTTCCGCCAGGGTAAAACTCAGGTGAATAACGCCGTGTCTGTCGATGAAAAAGATATCGAAGCATTCAGGAAACTGAATGAAAAAGGTATCGAACTTGAAGTGCGTAAAGTCTCTACTGACTCACGCCTCAAGATGATGGATCTCATTAATAAAATGAATTAA
- a CDS encoding PTS mannose/fructose/sorbose transporter subunit IIC: MEITTLQIVLIFIVACIAGMGSILDEFQFHRPLVACTLIGFVLGDVKTGIIIGGTLEMIALGWMNIGAAVAPDAALASIISTILVIAGGQSVGAGIALAIPLAAAGQVLTIIVRTITVAFQHAADKAAEKGNLSAISWIHVSALILQAMRIAIPAVIVAVSVGTAIVHDLLASIPEVVTNGLNIAGGMIVVVGYAMVINMMRAGYLMPFFYLGFVTAAFTNFNLVALGVIGVVMAVLYIQLSPKYNKSAQAAAAPGVNDLDNELD, translated from the coding sequence ATGGAGATCACCACACTACAAATTGTGCTGATATTTATTGTCGCATGTATTGCCGGGATGGGTTCGATCCTGGATGAATTTCAGTTTCACCGTCCGTTAGTCGCCTGTACTTTGATCGGTTTTGTTCTTGGTGATGTAAAAACCGGGATCATCATCGGGGGTACTCTGGAAATGATCGCGCTTGGCTGGATGAACATCGGTGCTGCTGTTGCGCCAGATGCTGCCCTCGCCTCTATCATTTCTACCATTCTGGTTATCGCAGGCGGTCAGTCTGTCGGTGCCGGTATCGCACTGGCGATACCGCTGGCAGCAGCAGGTCAGGTATTAACCATCATCGTTCGTACCATCACCGTCGCCTTCCAGCACGCAGCGGATAAAGCGGCTGAAAAAGGGAATCTGAGCGCGATTAGCTGGATCCACGTTTCAGCGTTGATCCTGCAGGCAATGCGTATTGCCATCCCTGCTGTGATTGTTGCTGTGTCTGTGGGTACTGCTATTGTTCATGACTTACTGGCTTCAATCCCTGAAGTGGTTACCAACGGTCTGAACATCGCTGGTGGTATGATCGTCGTCGTGGGTTACGCCATGGTCATCAACATGATGCGTGCTGGCTACCTGATGCCGTTCTTCTACCTCGGTTTCGTTACTGCTGCATTCACCAACTTCAACCTGGTTGCACTGGGTGTGATTGGTGTGGTGATGGCTGTTCTTTACATCCAGTTGAGCCCGAAATACAACAAGTCTGCGCAAGCGGCGGCTGCACCGGGTGTTAACGATCTCGACAACGAATTGGATTAA
- a CDS encoding PTS mannose transporter subunit IID, with the protein MVDQTAVKKLTASDIRGVFIRSNLFQGSWNFERMQALGFCFCMVPAIRRLYPENNDDRKAAIKRHLEFFNTHPYVAAPVLGVTLAMEEQRANGAPIDDAAINGLKVGLMGPLAGVGDPIFWGTVRPVFAALGAGIAMTGSLLGPLLFFVLFNLVRLLTRYYGVSYGYKKGVDIVNDMGGGFLQKLTEGASILGLFVMGALVNKWTHVNIPLVVSKITDQTGHTTVTTVQTILDQLMPGLVPLLLTFGCMWLLRKKVNALWIIVGFFAIGIFGYWIGLLGL; encoded by the coding sequence ATGGTTGATCAAACTGCAGTTAAAAAACTCACGGCCAGCGATATTCGCGGTGTGTTTATACGCTCCAACCTTTTCCAGGGGTCATGGAACTTCGAACGTATGCAGGCTCTGGGCTTCTGCTTCTGTATGGTGCCTGCAATCCGTCGTCTCTACCCTGAAAATAACGACGATCGCAAAGCGGCTATCAAACGCCACCTGGAATTCTTTAATACCCATCCTTACGTTGCGGCTCCGGTTCTGGGTGTGACGCTGGCGATGGAAGAACAGCGTGCCAATGGCGCACCTATCGACGACGCAGCCATCAACGGCCTGAAAGTCGGTCTGATGGGGCCTCTGGCCGGTGTGGGTGACCCGATCTTCTGGGGTACTGTGCGTCCGGTGTTTGCTGCATTGGGTGCGGGTATTGCGATGACCGGCAGCTTGCTGGGTCCGTTGCTGTTCTTTGTTCTGTTTAACCTTGTACGCCTGCTGACCCGCTACTACGGCGTGTCTTATGGCTACAAAAAAGGTGTCGATATCGTTAACGATATGGGCGGCGGCTTCCTGCAAAAACTGACCGAGGGGGCGTCAATTCTCGGCCTCTTTGTCATGGGGGCCCTGGTTAACAAGTGGACACACGTTAACATTCCGCTAGTCGTGTCGAAAATCACCGACCAGACGGGCCATACCACCGTCACGACTGTCCAGACTATTCTGGACCAGCTGATGCCGGGTCTGGTGCCATTACTGCTGACCTTCGGTTGTATGTGGCTATTGCGGAAGAAAGTGAATGCGTTGTGGATCATCGTTGGCTTCTTCGCCATCGGTATCTTCGGTTACTGGATTGGCCTGCTAGGTCTCTGA